In the Duncaniella freteri genome, one interval contains:
- a CDS encoding AEC family transporter, which yields MLHVILYAIVPIIVVMLAGFISGKKGIFTGDDAKKFNKVVLDYALPAALFVSIVQASREMLAADLKLSLIALFGIMGCFMIVYFVFLMFKKNTGADAAVSALISGSPTIGFLGFAVLEPIFGTTPAVALVVAIVGIVVNAVGIPVGLSLMNASLEKQNPGSSKKESAWAPVIHALEQPVAWAPILAVIWVLVGIPWPAWLSPSFDLIKGANASMAVFSAGITLSAIKIQINWQAILGSIMKMVLMPAVILILGLIFHMDVLNLKMLVVAAALPPAFSGIIIADEYDQYVATGTTSLTLSVILFIGFCPLWLWITELCTHSYGF from the coding sequence ATGTTACACGTTATTTTATACGCAATTGTCCCGATTATTGTGGTGATGCTTGCGGGATTCATATCCGGAAAGAAAGGCATATTCACAGGTGATGATGCCAAGAAATTCAACAAGGTCGTCCTTGACTACGCATTACCGGCAGCCCTGTTCGTCTCCATTGTGCAGGCGTCTCGTGAGATGCTTGCTGCCGATTTGAAGCTATCGCTCATCGCTCTTTTCGGTATCATGGGGTGTTTCATGATAGTCTACTTTGTATTCCTTATGTTCAAAAAAAATACAGGAGCCGATGCCGCAGTCTCCGCTCTTATCAGTGGCTCGCCGACTATAGGTTTCCTCGGGTTTGCGGTTCTTGAACCGATATTCGGGACCACACCGGCAGTGGCTCTTGTAGTAGCCATCGTTGGCATTGTGGTGAATGCCGTAGGAATCCCTGTAGGACTTTCTCTCATGAATGCATCACTTGAAAAACAGAATCCGGGATCATCCAAAAAGGAGAGTGCTTGGGCACCTGTAATTCACGCGCTTGAACAGCCTGTTGCATGGGCTCCTATCCTTGCTGTGATATGGGTATTGGTCGGCATTCCATGGCCGGCATGGCTGAGCCCATCCTTTGATCTTATCAAAGGAGCCAATGCCTCTATGGCAGTATTCTCAGCCGGCATAACTCTTTCAGCTATCAAAATTCAGATCAACTGGCAGGCCATACTCGGGTCCATCATGAAGATGGTGCTCATGCCGGCAGTCATCCTCATTCTTGGGCTCATATTCCATATGGATGTTCTAAACCTGAAAATGCTTGTCGTAGCAGCAGCCCTTCCCCCGGCATTCTCCGGCATTATTATTGCTGACGAATATGACCAATATGTAGCCACCGGCACTACCTCTCTAACTCTGTCAGTGATTCTCTTCATAGGATTCTGTCCGTTGTGGCTTTGGATCACAGAATTATGTACCCATTCTTACGGATTCTAA
- the oxc gene encoding oxalyl-CoA decarboxylase, which yields MTTNSQPTNTPHYPEQVTGMYILARALKNVGIETVYGLVGIPITEAAYMIQGQGIRFVGFRHEQQAGMAAATDGFLTKKPGVLMTVSSLGFMNGLTATANATVNCYPMIQISGASDPAMVDMNMGTYEQLDQFNTAKPVVKAAFRCSKAEDIPSAVARAYRAAVSGRPGGVYIDMTTPALGQVMNREDAEKLLYQPVDIYSPVAPNQESVDRAVKLLASAKRPAILLGKGAAYAQIDDKIKTLIEKHNIPYLPMSMAKGLMPDAGPLSALSCRSTIMQKADVVMIIGARLNWMLSFGKGKWNPDMKFIQLDVEPQEMDVNVPIAAPVVGDMGLALDAILAKLSVASMSTDPAWLSALQAETKEKNVKFQARLAANKGTMPMDHWTAIGIIKPILESNPDIILVNEGANTLDDTRVAIDMSLPRHRIDCATWAIMGMGMGSVVGAAVASGKQVVAIEGDSAFGFSGMDFSTICRFNLPVTVVILNNGGIYNGIGVPMDKTSDPAPTTLDINARYDKLGEAFGAQTYYVQTPEELKKALTESIASKKPCLIDVQLAADSGKESGHIGYLNPAPLQNITV from the coding sequence ATGACAACAAATTCACAACCTACGAATACCCCTCACTATCCTGAACAGGTGACCGGAATGTATATTCTGGCACGAGCCCTTAAAAATGTAGGAATCGAGACTGTGTACGGTCTCGTCGGCATACCTATAACCGAAGCTGCTTATATGATACAAGGGCAGGGAATACGCTTTGTCGGATTCCGGCATGAACAGCAGGCCGGTATGGCAGCAGCGACCGACGGTTTTCTAACCAAGAAGCCGGGGGTCCTTATGACTGTATCCTCACTTGGATTCATGAACGGACTTACTGCCACAGCCAATGCCACAGTCAATTGCTACCCTATGATCCAGATTTCCGGAGCTTCTGATCCTGCCATGGTGGATATGAACATGGGGACATATGAGCAGCTCGACCAATTCAATACAGCCAAGCCGGTAGTGAAAGCTGCATTCAGATGCAGCAAGGCAGAGGACATACCTTCAGCTGTTGCCAGAGCTTACCGCGCCGCCGTGTCAGGTCGACCAGGTGGTGTATACATTGATATGACCACCCCGGCATTAGGTCAGGTAATGAATCGCGAGGATGCTGAAAAGCTGCTGTATCAACCTGTAGACATCTATTCTCCGGTTGCCCCAAATCAGGAATCAGTAGACCGTGCCGTGAAGCTCCTTGCTTCTGCAAAACGTCCTGCCATCCTTCTTGGTAAAGGCGCAGCATATGCACAGATCGATGACAAGATCAAAACACTCATTGAAAAACACAACATACCATATCTTCCCATGTCAATGGCAAAAGGTCTTATGCCGGATGCCGGACCGTTAAGCGCATTGTCATGTCGATCCACTATAATGCAGAAAGCCGATGTCGTAATGATCATCGGTGCTCGCCTCAACTGGATGCTATCATTCGGTAAAGGGAAATGGAATCCCGACATGAAGTTCATCCAACTTGATGTCGAGCCACAGGAGATGGATGTGAATGTTCCCATCGCGGCTCCTGTGGTGGGAGACATGGGACTCGCACTTGATGCAATTCTTGCCAAACTTTCGGTCGCCAGTATGAGTACCGATCCGGCATGGCTCTCTGCCCTACAGGCTGAGACAAAAGAAAAGAATGTCAAGTTTCAGGCGCGTCTTGCGGCCAATAAAGGGACCATGCCTATGGACCATTGGACCGCTATCGGCATAATCAAACCCATACTTGAGTCAAATCCTGACATAATCCTTGTAAACGAGGGAGCCAACACACTCGACGACACCCGAGTCGCTATCGACATGTCACTACCACGACACCGTATTGACTGTGCTACCTGGGCCATAATGGGTATGGGTATGGGATCTGTTGTCGGTGCTGCCGTAGCGTCCGGCAAACAAGTTGTTGCTATCGAGGGTGATTCTGCATTCGGATTCTCAGGTATGGACTTTTCCACCATATGTAGATTCAATCTGCCTGTAACCGTAGTGATTCTCAATAACGGAGGCATATACAACGGCATAGGAGTGCCTATGGATAAGACATCTGATCCGGCACCAACTACTCTTGACATCAATGCCAGGTATGACAAACTCGGTGAGGCGTTCGGCGCACAGACCTACTATGTACAGACTCCTGAAGAGCTCAAAAAAGCACTCACAGAAAGTATTGCAAGTAAGAAGCCTTGCCTGATCGATGTGCAGCTTGCAGCCGACTCAGGAAAAGAGTCGGGACATATAGGCTATCTCAACCCGGCACCTCTTCAGAATATAACTGTCTGA
- the frc gene encoding formyl-CoA transferase has product MNTAPLQGIKVIDFTEVQSGPSCTQLLAWLGAEVIKIERPGVGDATRNELQFDPDCPSYYFLQLNSNKKSLTLDAKTPDGKEILTKLIQSCDIFIENLHPGAIDKLGFGWDAVHKLNPKCIYGTIKGFPVASQYSSLKAYEPVAQVTAGAASTTGWYEGDYNIPTQSGAALGDSNTGMHLTIGVLAALAQREKTGEGCYVYQSMHNACLNLCRIKTRDQLTLDRIGYLTQFPQYPDGKFGDCVPRSGNTEGSGVLGWTYKCKNWANDPNDYVYVILQRGAKDFELACHALGFDDWLTNPNFNTADARDKHKNEVWARIQEFCITKTKFEVTELLSKAGVPVGPVLSTKEIMTDPHNYDGNTLVKIDQGGKIGEFVTVGVPFTMSNYQPVYGPCPDLGGNTAEVLKSYGYTDQQIAEFAKNGTTSPMPKETSAPDKKA; this is encoded by the coding sequence ATGAATACAGCACCCCTTCAAGGAATCAAGGTGATTGACTTCACCGAAGTCCAGTCCGGTCCATCTTGCACTCAACTTCTCGCATGGCTTGGCGCGGAAGTAATCAAAATCGAACGCCCAGGCGTTGGTGACGCCACTCGTAATGAACTACAGTTTGATCCCGATTGTCCGAGCTACTACTTCCTTCAACTCAACTCCAACAAGAAATCCCTCACCCTTGATGCCAAGACACCTGATGGGAAAGAAATTCTCACGAAACTTATTCAATCCTGTGACATATTCATCGAGAACCTTCATCCCGGAGCAATCGACAAACTCGGGTTCGGATGGGATGCCGTTCACAAGCTCAACCCAAAATGCATCTACGGAACAATCAAAGGATTTCCTGTCGCCTCTCAGTACAGCAGTCTGAAGGCTTATGAACCTGTGGCACAAGTCACTGCCGGAGCTGCATCTACCACAGGATGGTACGAAGGCGATTACAATATCCCTACCCAGTCGGGAGCTGCACTTGGCGATTCAAATACCGGTATGCATTTGACTATAGGTGTCCTCGCTGCTCTTGCTCAGAGAGAAAAGACCGGCGAAGGCTGCTATGTGTATCAGTCCATGCACAATGCATGCCTCAATCTATGCCGCATCAAGACCCGCGACCAGCTCACACTTGACCGCATCGGTTATCTGACCCAGTTCCCACAGTATCCTGACGGAAAATTCGGAGATTGTGTTCCACGCTCCGGAAATACTGAAGGATCGGGAGTGCTCGGATGGACATATAAGTGCAAGAACTGGGCTAATGACCCGAACGATTATGTATACGTGATCCTCCAGCGCGGAGCCAAAGATTTTGAGCTTGCCTGTCATGCTCTTGGATTTGATGACTGGCTCACAAATCCCAACTTCAACACAGCCGACGCACGCGATAAACATAAAAATGAAGTGTGGGCGCGTATTCAGGAATTCTGTATCACCAAGACAAAATTTGAGGTTACAGAATTACTCTCCAAAGCAGGTGTTCCTGTAGGTCCTGTACTGAGCACAAAGGAGATAATGACTGATCCACACAATTATGACGGCAACACCCTCGTAAAGATCGATCAGGGTGGAAAGATCGGGGAATTTGTAACTGTAGGAGTTCCGTTCACTATGTCCAACTATCAGCCTGTATATGGACCGTGTCCAGACCTCGGTGGCAACACTGCGGAAGTGCTCAAATCATACGGCTATACCGACCAGCAGATTGCTGAATTTGCCAAAAACGGAACAACTTCACCAATGCCAAAAGAGACTTCAGCCCCTGATAAGAAGGCATAA
- a CDS encoding glycoside hydrolase family 2 TIM barrel-domain containing protein, producing MNLPHDYLIGQPWIKPSSEEIPDNRDGAANIKSRLSARAFKEPTKGVYSLRFTPQNSWKGKRILLDFEGIMLVGDVFLNGEYIGGTDYGYLGFEIDISKKICHSQENEIIVKTDTGKPSNSRWYTGGGLYRQVKIIVTDPTLYFSRHGLCVQTNVTDTCKAKINISIETESRSRDHRFIAETDILSPDGNTLISRIDTIPVNLKWRHREYALHPFRIENPQLWSCETPALYTAHVKLRRPDNSAITDSMSVKFGIRDIKFSPEFGFKLNGKKVLLKGIANHHTLGALGAAAYPKAIEKRLRLIKDFGFNHVRTSHNPYSTDFLNICDSLGILVVDELYDKWLKQYSGGRKDWTAQWQHDLPEWIKRDRNHPSVIMWSLGNELQGYSNLPFNDWGVTAYRLQKTLLERYDTTRQVTVAMHPRYRSLETDSLPAPLARETDIASYNYRYMYFPGDSRRFPDMIFYQSEANRSGMGPNFYEPDNDRVIGLAYWGMIDYLGESAGWPAKGWEQGVFDMSLQPKPEAWFIKSMFSDEPVVHIGIQQKSNESYLWNDVEMKRSEMVDHWNFRKGDVHDITVFSNADEVELRLNGKSLKRRINNLSNTKLRNRFEWKNVAYSPGILEATAYNSGKKVAIHRIETAGKAVKLVAEPENAPWRNDGYDLCHVVIRAVDAKGRTVPGISSEIEISLSGDASIVAVDNGDMHSNELHIPYSEKSARRSLYRGKALVILRAGKSNTPIELKAKTANLHPAKINMQYVKR from the coding sequence GTGAATCTGCCTCATGATTATCTTATAGGGCAACCATGGATAAAGCCGTCATCAGAAGAAATACCTGACAACAGAGACGGAGCCGCCAATATTAAGAGTCGCTTGAGCGCAAGAGCGTTCAAAGAACCAACAAAAGGTGTATATTCATTGAGATTCACTCCGCAAAACAGTTGGAAAGGGAAACGTATACTACTTGATTTTGAAGGCATAATGCTCGTAGGCGATGTATTCCTGAACGGCGAATATATTGGCGGGACCGATTATGGCTATCTCGGATTTGAGATCGACATCTCTAAAAAAATATGTCATAGCCAGGAGAATGAAATCATAGTCAAGACTGACACCGGGAAGCCTTCCAACTCCCGCTGGTACACCGGAGGCGGACTGTACCGACAGGTGAAAATCATAGTCACAGACCCTACATTGTATTTCAGCAGGCATGGGTTATGCGTACAAACTAATGTTACAGACACTTGCAAAGCGAAAATAAACATCAGTATAGAGACCGAGTCACGCAGCCGAGACCATCGGTTTATTGCAGAAACGGATATATTATCACCCGACGGAAACACGCTGATATCTCGTATCGACACTATTCCGGTGAATCTTAAATGGAGGCACAGGGAATATGCACTCCATCCATTCAGAATAGAAAATCCACAGCTATGGAGCTGCGAGACTCCGGCATTGTATACAGCGCATGTGAAACTAAGAAGGCCCGACAATTCCGCCATTACCGACAGCATGTCGGTAAAATTCGGAATAAGAGATATCAAATTCTCACCGGAATTCGGATTCAAGCTCAATGGCAAGAAAGTATTGCTTAAAGGTATAGCTAATCATCACACCCTCGGAGCTCTTGGAGCTGCGGCATATCCGAAAGCGATAGAAAAACGTCTGCGATTGATTAAGGATTTCGGGTTCAACCATGTTCGCACGTCTCATAACCCTTACAGCACTGATTTTCTTAACATCTGTGACAGCCTCGGCATACTCGTGGTTGATGAGCTGTACGACAAGTGGCTCAAACAATATTCCGGCGGAAGGAAGGACTGGACCGCTCAATGGCAGCATGATCTGCCCGAATGGATTAAACGCGACCGCAATCACCCATCTGTAATCATGTGGAGCCTTGGAAACGAGCTACAAGGTTACAGCAACCTGCCTTTTAACGATTGGGGTGTAACAGCATATCGATTGCAGAAAACGCTGCTTGAACGCTATGACACCACACGACAAGTGACAGTAGCCATGCATCCTCGATACCGTTCTCTTGAAACAGACTCATTACCTGCACCATTGGCTCGTGAGACCGACATTGCTTCTTATAACTATCGCTACATGTATTTTCCAGGCGATTCACGTCGATTTCCCGACATGATTTTTTATCAGAGCGAAGCAAACCGAAGCGGCATGGGCCCCAACTTTTATGAACCTGACAACGACCGTGTAATAGGACTTGCCTATTGGGGCATGATCGACTATCTCGGTGAGTCGGCTGGATGGCCGGCAAAAGGATGGGAACAGGGAGTGTTTGATATGTCATTACAGCCAAAACCTGAGGCCTGGTTCATTAAAAGTATGTTTTCCGATGAGCCAGTGGTACATATAGGCATACAGCAAAAGAGCAATGAATCATATCTATGGAATGATGTGGAAATGAAACGTTCAGAAATGGTGGATCATTGGAATTTCCGCAAAGGTGATGTTCATGATATCACGGTATTCAGCAATGCTGATGAAGTAGAACTAAGACTCAACGGCAAAAGCCTGAAAAGACGCATAAACAATCTTAGCAACACAAAGCTCCGAAATCGTTTTGAATGGAAGAACGTTGCATATTCACCCGGCATACTTGAAGCCACAGCATACAATAGCGGAAAAAAAGTAGCAATCCACAGAATAGAGACCGCAGGAAAAGCTGTGAAACTTGTTGCAGAACCCGAAAACGCCCCATGGCGTAATGACGGATATGACTTATGCCACGTGGTAATAAGAGCTGTGGATGCAAAAGGAAGAACAGTTCCTGGCATCTCTTCAGAGATTGAGATATCGCTTAGCGGCGATGCCAGTATTGTAGCCGTTGATAACGGAGATATGCATAGTAATGAACTGCACATCCCCTACTCTGAAAAATCAGCTCGACGCTCCCTATATCGTGGAAAAGCACTTGTGATATTACGTGCAGGAAAATCAAACACTCCTATAGAGCTTAAGGCAAAAACCGCAAACTTACACCCGGCAAAAATAAATATGCAATATGTCAAACGCTAA
- a CDS encoding helix-turn-helix domain-containing protein — translation MDILTRLKEIVAYSGMSIRALAIRSGIPQKTLDNQIKGLRGISIETVVSILQAYPEISAEWLLRGNGEMLIRKEDNSEDIARINGLVDTITTLNDALKSKSETIAMLKERITQLEKQIGK, via the coding sequence ATGGACATTCTTACCCGTCTAAAGGAAATCGTTGCATATAGCGGCATGTCGATTCGCGCACTTGCCATAAGAAGCGGAATACCTCAAAAGACCCTTGATAACCAGATTAAGGGTCTTAGAGGTATCAGTATCGAAACAGTTGTAAGCATTCTTCAGGCATATCCTGAAATCTCTGCTGAGTGGCTGCTAAGGGGCAACGGTGAAATGCTCATAAGAAAAGAAGACAACTCAGAGGACATAGCGCGTATAAATGGTCTTGTGGATACAATCACTACTCTAAACGATGCCCTCAAATCCAAATCAGAAACTATCGCCATGCTCAAAGAGCGTATTACTCAACTTGAAAAACAAATCGGAAAATGA
- a CDS encoding DUF3276 family protein — MDKPTISKRISAGTRVYYIDAHNDRKGQPYISISEIPTDKSPGKKKRQRIFLHAENVDQFAQAFAEVANHIKNESQR; from the coding sequence ATGGATAAGCCAACAATCTCCAAGCGCATCAGCGCCGGAACTCGCGTCTATTACATCGACGCGCACAACGACCGCAAAGGTCAGCCGTATATTTCCATTTCGGAAATACCTACCGACAAATCGCCAGGCAAAAAGAAAAGGCAGCGTATCTTCCTCCATGCAGAGAACGTGGACCAATTCGCCCAGGCATTTGCCGAGGTCGCAAACCATATTAAGAATGAATCTCAAAGATGA
- a CDS encoding zinc-finger-containing protein, whose translation MNLKDDPIVLLGWSCPYCGSPTKLVDDTEIYGRSYGTKCYLCKPCGAWVGCHKNSDKALGRVANKELRQLKHQAHEAFDPIWKDGYLPRTAAYEVLSVAFGLPIEQTHIGMFDEDMCRKVISLSNTILKYIREDS comes from the coding sequence ATGAATCTCAAAGATGACCCGATTGTTCTTCTCGGCTGGAGTTGCCCGTATTGTGGTTCTCCAACGAAACTCGTTGACGACACGGAAATCTACGGGCGATCATACGGCACCAAGTGCTATCTCTGCAAACCGTGTGGGGCATGGGTCGGCTGTCATAAGAACTCGGACAAAGCACTCGGCAGAGTCGCAAACAAAGAACTGCGACAACTGAAACATCAGGCTCACGAGGCTTTTGACCCCATCTGGAAAGACGGCTATCTCCCACGCACTGCCGCTTATGAGGTCTTGTCCGTTGCTTTCGGACTCCCGATAGAGCAAACTCACATAGGAATGTTCGATGAGGATATGTGCCGGAAAGTAATCTCATTGTCAAACACAATTCTTAAATACATCAGAGAAGATAGCTAA